The DNA sequence CTTTAGTTGAAGGTGCTGTCAAAATACTATACCGAAGGATTTATGCGGTACTGAAGGACGAAACGTTTTTCTCCATTTCGGAACTGAACGATCGCATTGGAGACCTGTTGGATGCACACAACAACAGAAAGTTCACCGGACGCCCATACACTCGTTTTGAGCTTTATAATGACCTTGAGAAAGACAAACTGTCACCACTGCCCAGTCAACGTTTTGAGATCAAATATCAGGCACTGGCAACGGTGATGCAAAACGGACATGTGCAGCTTAGCACAGACAAACATTTTTACAGTGTACCGTATCAATACATCCGCAAAAAGGTGAAGATACTGTACACCAGAACTACGGTCGAGGTTTACTACAAATACAACCGGCTGGCTACACATCCCCGCAACTACTCTCTTTACAGTTACACAACCGTACCCGAACATTTAGCAAGTACCCATCAATTTGTAACCGATTGGACTGCACCCCGATTTGTCGATTGGGCAAACACGATTGACCCTGTTGTGGGTGAATACATCTATAAGATTATCGAAAGCAGAAACCATCCTGAACAGGCTTTTAAAAGTTGTATGGGGATTCTTTCGTTTGAAAAGAAGGTTGGCAAACAACGACTGATTAGTGCTTGTAAACGAGCTCTTGACTTTGGATCCTACAGTTTTAAAGCCATACAAAACATACTTGGCAATAATCTGGATATGATCAAAGATGAAACAACCGAAGATGCGGAACTGCCCGAACACAACAACATACGAGGACGGAATTATTACAAATAAATTTAAAATCAAAGCATTATGAATGAATTGACATTGACTAAAATGAAACAGATGAAGCTCTATGGAATGCATGGTGCATTTAAGACTGCTGTTGAAACCGGAAAAACTGACCATTATTCCATCGATCAGTTTGTATCTATGATCACTGATGCCGAATGGGACGAACGTCACAACCGGCGAATAGAGCGGATCATTAAAAATGCAAAGTTCCATTACAAATCCAGCATCGAAAGCATCATTTTCGATCAGTCACGGAATCTGGAACGCAATCTCATCTTACGTCTTGGCGAGTGCGAATTTGTTGAGAAAAACGAGAACATCTTAATCACCGGGAGCACCGGTGTAGGTAAAAGTTATTTGGCAACAGCACTCGGTTATCAGGCATGTATCCAGGGCTACAAGGTAAGTTACTTCAATACATCGAAGCTGTTCTCCAAGTTAAAAATGGCAAAAGCCGACGGTTCATATCTGAAGGAACTTGCTAAAATCGAAAAGCAAGACGTTATTTTACTTGACGATTTTGGACTCCAGGCACTCGACAGTCAGAACAGGATAACACTATTGGAAATCATCGAGGACAGGCACAATAAAGGTTCCATCATTGTTACCTCACAAATACCTGTGCAAGGATGGTATGATATTATTGGTGAAAAAACCATTGCTGACGCGGTATTAGACCGGCTTATCCATCAGGCTCACCGCATCGAATTACATGGTGAATCAATGAGAAAGAAAAAGAGTATCAACAAAGAATAATTTTTACAATTTTG is a window from the Sulfuricurvum sp. genome containing:
- the istA gene encoding IS21 family transposase — encoded protein: MANKLTDMSKIRKAIKFHCGGKSKLFISQYLSLSRNTVKKYISLFEVQGLTLEEINQKTDLELETLFSHQTDEPISPRLQKLYDFFPYMERELKKVGVTSYGMWEEYISKHPDGYKNSQFREYYKLWGKKVNPVMHMNHKAGDKMYVDYAGKKLSIADKDTGEMTEVEFFVAILGASQYTYAEATPSQKKEDFVVSVENAMRFFEGVPAAIVPDNLKSAVIKSSRFEPTINETLADMAEHYETTILPARAYKPRDKSLVEGAVKILYRRIYAVLKDETFFSISELNDRIGDLLDAHNNRKFTGRPYTRFELYNDLEKDKLSPLPSQRFEIKYQALATVMQNGHVQLSTDKHFYSVPYQYIRKKVKILYTRTTVEVYYKYNRLATHPRNYSLYSYTTVPEHLASTHQFVTDWTAPRFVDWANTIDPVVGEYIYKIIESRNHPEQAFKSCMGILSFEKKVGKQRLISACKRALDFGSYSFKAIQNILGNNLDMIKDETTEDAELPEHNNIRGRNYYK
- the istB gene encoding IS21-like element helper ATPase IstB, whose translation is MKLYGMHGAFKTAVETGKTDHYSIDQFVSMITDAEWDERHNRRIERIIKNAKFHYKSSIESIIFDQSRNLERNLILRLGECEFVEKNENILITGSTGVGKSYLATALGYQACIQGYKVSYFNTSKLFSKLKMAKADGSYLKELAKIEKQDVILLDDFGLQALDSQNRITLLEIIEDRHNKGSIIVTSQIPVQGWYDIIGEKTIADAVLDRLIHQAHRIELHGESMRKKKSINKE